CCGACGAGCTGCGCGCCGCCGGGCGCTTCCCCGGGGAGATCTGGGGGGAGTGGCTGTGCGGCCTCCACCCGGCAGCCCACCAGCGCGCCGTCCTCGACCAGATCGCGAACGGGGTGGACGCCGAAGGGCACAAGACCGAGTTCCGCATCCTGTGCACCTGTCGGCTGCTGGGGGAGGGCACCGACATCACCGGACGGTGCGGCCTGGACGGCGTGCTGTTCGCCGACGTGCGCAGCTCACCGGTGGATATCGTCCAGTCCGTCGGTCGCGCCCTGCGCCAGGCCCCGCACGAGGGCAAGGTCGCACGGCTGGTCGTGCCCGTCCTCCTGGCCGAGGAGGACGAGGGCCGGGACATGGCCGCAACGGCCGCGTTCGAGCCCCTGGTGAAGGTCCTTCGCGCACTGCGCTCCTTCGACCCGCGCATCATCGAACAGCTCTCACTGCGTCCCGCAGGACGCCGCAGCGGGACAGCGGAAGACACACTCGCCGCCGACCCGCACGGAGACGCCCGCCAGACCGGCACCGAGCCCGCCGCCGAGGACGCCGAGCCGGCCGACGACCACGGCCCGGCGCAGGAGCCGGCCCGCGAGCTGCCCCTGCTGCACTTCTCCGACCGGGGCCGGGACGCCGAGGAGATCGCCCGGCTGGTGCGCACCCGCGTCCTGCGCCCGGAGTCCACCGCCTGGCTCACCGGCCTGGAGGCCGTCCGCACCTTCGCCGCCGGGCACGGGCACGCCAACGTCCCCTATACCGCCACCGTCCACCTCGGCGACCAGGCCGTGGACTATCAGGTGGGCCAGTTCGCGTCCGAGCAGCGCCGCGCCTGGCGACACGGGGACCTGGCCGACTGGCGAACCGAACTGCTGGCCGAGACGGGCTTTGTCTTCGACCCCCGCGACCAGGCGTTCACCGAGTTCCTGGACGTGTGCGCCCTCTACTTCGCCGGACACCACACCCTCGCCGCCCCGCGGGATGCGGTGCTGGCCGGGGTGGCGGTCGGGGAGCGCCTGCACCAGGTGCGCAAACCTGGCGGCCTGGGCAAGAAGCGCGCCACAGCCCGGCGCGAGCGGCTGGAGGCCATCGACCCGGACTGGAACCCCGCCTGGCCCCTGACCTGGCAGCGCCACTACGCGAAGGCCCGCTGGCTCCTCTCCCAGGGCGCTACCCCCGGCGAGCTCCAGCCCGGCGTCCACCTCGGCGGCGACGACGTCGGCGCCTGGCTGGCCGAACAGCCCGCCGCCTGGCACACCCTCACCGACGGCCAGCAGCAGCGCCTGGCCGCGCTGGGGATCGGCCCCGCCCCGGCCGGGGCCCTCCCCGCGGCCGTGGCCCCTCCCGCCGGGGCCTCCCGGTGGGAGATCAACCTCGCCGCCGCCCGACAGTTCAAGGCCCGCGAGGGCCACCTGCGGGTCCCGCGCGCCCACACCGAGACCGTCACCGGCGCCGACGGTAGGGAGCACCGCATCCGGCTGGGCGTCTTCCGCAGCAACACCCGCACCCACCACAACCAGCACAAACTCACCTCCGAGCAGGCACGCGAGGCCCGCACCATCGGGCTCCTGCAGTGACTGGTGACTGGCGGACGGATCGGATCGGAAGTGCGCTGCGCCGTGAAAACCCTGCGGTGCTGCGGCGCTTGAATGCGGGGTTCGCCGCGATAGGCGATGTGCAGTTCCTGCCGGGCTACTCGGTGCTCCTGGTGGATGACCCCCAGGTGGAGAGGCTGTCGGACTTGCCCGGGGACAAGAGGCTGGCATTCCTGTCCGACATGGACCGGCTCGGAGAGGCAGTCGAGCGAGCATCCCGTCGCATGGACGCTGCCTTCCGGCGGGTCAATCTGGAAATCCTCGGCAACACCGAAAGGTACTTGCACGCGCACGTGTGGCCACGGTTCGAGTGGGAGCCCGCCGACATGGTTGGCAGGCCCGTGTGGCTCTACCCCCGCGACCGGTGGTCCGACGAGCGATTCGCACTTGGTCCGCAGCACGACCTGCTGCGTCGGGCGATCGGAGAGGAGCTGGACCGTCTGTGCTCGGCGAACTGACGGCGGCACGCGGGGGAGACGGTCGTGGAGGTGCTCGCCTTCGACGTCCCGGCCGCGTTCGCGGAGTGGCCTCTGATAGTCCGGACAACCGACCGGTGGCGCCCACACACCACGTGCACGTCTCGCGCTACCCCTCCGCCACCGCCCTGACCTGAGCTGCGCGAATGCTCAGGGGAGTGCCGGGGCGGCTCATAGCCGGGTGGGGGGTGTTTTGCCGCGCTGGACGTACTGGATGCGCTTGAACTGTATCGTCGCGAAGATCAACAGGTCGTCCTTGGCGCCGAAGTCAGGGTCTTCTTCGCAGGAATCGTTGCAGACGTACCGCGTCACGGCCGAGACCGTGCCTGCCCGCATCACCAGCGTGACGGTCGTCTCGCCCGTGGCCTCATCGACGCTCTCGCGCATCGTGCTCGCGTTCCCCACCTTGGGAGACACTGCGCGCTTGCGGCCGGGCTGGTGGGCCAGGGATGCCTTGCGCCGTGTGTAGTCCCGGCGGGCCGCGGTGCGGCTCTCGTACGCCTGCAGGTCGATGGAGATCGTGCCCGTCTGATACGGGTCGTCGTACCGCGCCCGCCCTGAAGCCTTCAGCCCGGCACACCTGGTGGGGCCCGACGTTTTCCTGCACGGCAGGTCCGCGGGGGCGTCACGGGCCGAGGGCCTGGCCCCCACCTCCCAGGCCGTGGCCAGGTTCTCCGACCGGAGCATGGACTTCTTCAGCCCCGCAGCGTCCAGGCCGGCCGGCAAGTCCGCGACCCCATAATCCGAGGGTGCACTGCTGTGCCCTGCCCCGTCAGGTATCACCGACCCCGCACCGCACCCCACCGCCGACAGCAGCGCCACGATCACCGCACCACCCACCCACACCCTCGCCGCCAACCGTCCGCGGTACACCCGGCCCCCGCTCCCTCAACAGAACCAACTCGCGGAGCCTAGACCTACTGTCCATCGAACATCTACCGTCCGGATGATCAAGCAGACCCGGGGGTGGTGCCGGGTTCGGCCCGGTTGGTTTCTGATGCCGGGAGCCGGACTTCGTTCAGGACGCTTGGTCTCGGTGGGCTTGGACGAGGAGGGTGCCGAAGCGGCCCGGCTGGGGGGCGGGGAGGGTGCGGGCGTTGATGTCGGTGTAACCGTGGCGTTTGAGGATGCCGGTCCATGCCTGGGGGGTGTATTGCCAGCGCTGGACGGTCAGCTCCCGCTCCCGTCCTTCCAGCCACCTGCCGCCCATCTGCTGGGGCCCGTGGGCATCTCCTGGCTCGGCCTGGGAGAAGACCAGCGTCCCGCCGGGGGCCAGGCGGCGCAGGATGCGGGGCATCAGCTCTTCCGGGTCGGTGAACCAGACCGCGCCCCAGTTGGAGTAGATCGCATCGAAGCAGGGGCCGGCGGCCTGAAGGTAGGCACAGGCTTCCGCGTGGAGGAAATCGAGCCCCGGCAGGTGGGCCCAGAAACGGCGGGCGCGCTCGGTCTGGACGGGGGAGAGGTCGATAGCCGTCACGTGGACGCCGAGCTGCGCGAGGTAGGCCGCCTCCGCGCCCTCCCCGGGGCCGAGTTCCAGGGCGCTGGTGCAGGGACCCAGAAGTTCGGCCCCGGGGCCGTGGCCGGGGTACTGCGTCCAGTCGAACCGGTCGTCGGGCGGGGGCGGCTGGTCGCCTTCTCCCCGGTAGGGCTTGTACAGGTCCCAGTACGCGGGGAGCGAGACGGGCGGGTGAGGCATGGGGCTCCTCGTGTGTCCGGTGGAGCTGGACACCGTAGCGGGGCCTCCATCGCGGCACGCCGTCTTTGCCGGGACTTCGCCACTGAGCGGGCATGAGGTGGCCCGGACGCGAACGTTCGCGTCCGGGCCACCTCATGCCCGCTCAGTGGCAGTTCGCTCCTGGCCTGCAGGGGCCGCACTTGCCGTAGTCGTGCTCCCACAGCGGCCAGTCCACGGCGAACCCGTTCTCGTGCAGGATCGTCGCGGTGCGCTCCACGCTGCCGTCATACTTGAACGCGATCTCGGGAATGTGCTCCAGGAACCCGCCCTGGAAGTGCCGGGCGCAGAATTCGCGGTAGTTGCGGGTGTCGAGGATGAAGACATGCACGGCGGTGTCGACCAGCCTGCCGCAGCACATCTCCAGGCCCTGCCCGAACTTCTCCATGGCGGTGATCAGGTAGGCGACTGCCTGCCCGAACAGCCGCTCGGCCATCACCTCGTCGAAGGGGTGGTCGCGCTGGAGGAGAGTGACCTCCCGCTCCCACACCTGAGGGCTCACGAACGCCCTGGGATCCCGTACCCGCTCGACGGGAAGGACGGGCCTCTCAGCGAGTCCTGTCGTCATCGCTGCCTCCTTGCCTCGGCTCGTGCCTGACACTCCCAGCACACCGCCGCGACACCCCGCCGGGAAGACGCGGCAGGCCCGGCCGCACGCTGTGTGCGGATCCCGCACACGGCGTGCGTCGCGCTGCCGTGCCCTGTCGGGGGCGCGGGCGCGGCGCTAGCGTGGGAAGGCTGACCGCCGGCCGCGCGGGAGGACCCTCATGCTGACCGCGTCGATGTCCACGAGCACGCTCCCGGACCTGGGGGCCGTCATCCGCGGTGCGCGGGCCGCCGCTCGGATGACGCAGACCCAGCTGGGCAGGTGCTGCGGGTATTCGCACTCGGCCATCAGCCGGATCGAGACCGGCCACACCGTCCCGGACTGGCCCACCGTCGCCCGGCTCGCGGCCGTCCTCGGCATCGGCCCCGAGAAGCTCGGGCTGGCCCATTCGAGCGGGTCGCCGCCAACAGGTGCCGCGCCCGTCGCCCGGGCCACTAGGGTGCCGTCACGTCCCGATGCCGAGGACTGGGAGGATGCCGTGCGCCGCCGCCAGATGCTCGCCCTCACCGGCACCGCCGCAACCGCCGTGCTCGCCGGCCTCCCCGCAGCGGCCACCGCGCGGCCACAGCCCGCAGCCGATCCGGACCTGTCCGGCCTGGAGGACGCGCTGCTGTACGGACCGCCACCCAGCAGCCACGAAGCCACCACCGCCACGGTGGCCCTGGCAGTATCCGAGTCACGCGCCCTTCTCGCCCAGGGCCGCTACCGCGAACTGGCCGCCGGCCTCCCACACCAGCTCGCTCTGGCCGAGACCTACCGGGACGAGGACGGGGGCTCGGCCCTCTCCTCGCTCTTGTCCACCGCGGCCCGCGCGGCCATCAAGGCCGGAGACGACCGTGACACTGACCGCCGACCGCGCCGTCCTCACCGCCCGCGAGGCCGGTGACGCGCTGGCCCTGGCCGAGGCGTACCGCATGGCCTCCAGCGGCTACCGCCGCACCGGCCGCTACGACCGCGCCGTCCAGACCGCCGTCCGCGCGGCCGACCAGCTCGCCGCCGACCGCACCGCCCCCCGCGCCGCCCGCGCATCGCACGGCGGCAACCTGCTCGCCACGGCTGCCTACACCGCGGCCAAGCACGGCAACAGAGCCGGAGCACGGGAGCTGATCCGCGCCGCCCACCGCACGGCGGAAGCACTGGGAGGCGAACGCTGCGCAGGCAGCGCCTGGTTCGGGCCACGCCAGGTCGCCCTGCACGAGGTCTCCGTCCACCAAGTCCTCGGCGACCCGGAAGCCGCGGTGAAGGCCGCCCGGGCACTCCCTGTCCGGGGGCTCCCGAGGGAGCGCGCGGCCCGGCTGTGCATCGATGTGGCACGCGCGTACGAGGACTGGGGGAGACCGGAGGAGTGCTACCGCGCTCTGCTCTCAGCCGAGCGCGCCGTACCGGAAGAGGTACGGCGCGAAAGCATCCGCGAACTCACGAGGAAACTCCTCCCCTACGAACGGCGACTGCCGGGGATCCGCGACCTCGCCCGCCGCACAGCCGCCGTTGCCGAGACGAACCCTGATCGCTACTCCGTGACGAAGGGTGCGTATCCGACCGGGACCTCGCTCACCTGAAGCTCGGAGAAGAGCAAGGTGAGGTTGTGAGCGTTGGTCTCCATGAGAACCTCGTGGAAGTCGATCCCAAGGGCCTTCGACCAGCGGCGGGTCGCCGCCGACTCGGCGGGAAGCTTGGCTCCCGGGTACAGGCAGTGCCACCTCACTCCCCAGACGTATCCGTCGAGATCGACACCGGTTTCGTGGTCGATGAGCCGGTCGTCCAAAGAGACCCGCCAGGTCTTCGCCGGTACTGACGTCTCACACCGGGCCTCGACGCAGCATCGGAAGAGATACCGCAGGTGGGACGGCGTGATGCCGGTACGGGGATCTGCCGTCGCGTAGACGATGACCTCGTAGTCGCGCATGTAGTTGGTGTATCCGTGGTGCACGACCGCGTGATCGAAGGTCTCGTCAAGCATCTGTTCAAGTACGGCGGCATCCATACCGCCCTTCTACCTCACTCGGCGAGACCTTCGACAATGAGATTCACGGGCAGCACCGTTGCCTCAGAGATCGCCCGGACAAGTCCTCTAGCATCTGTCTGGTGGGTCGGTAAGGGTCCTTGCCTGCTTTCTAGGCTGGGGTAATGGACAACGAGCTCGCTCACGAGGGAAGCGCCTTCATCAACTTTCGTCGCTACCTCCCGGACCCGAAGGAGCACGGATTCCGGTGGGTCGATATCAAGCAGCTCCGCTTCTGCGCTCAGTCCGTGGACGATGGAGGGCTGCTTGCCGCGCTGATTGGGCATGAGCAGTTCCGGAACGACTATGCGGGTGGTGGAGTGCTGCCGGAGGGCACCCGGCACGGTCCGTACTGGCGACGGTTGATCACCCCCGATGTCTACGAGCCTGTCAGCCAGGAGAAAGCTGTGCGGATCCTGCGGGAGTGGGTGGATCCGCTCCGGGACGTGCCCGCCGTGCTGGAGGCAGAACTGCAGCGGGAGGTGTTCGACCGCCTGGTCGCAGCTGATGGCATCTACTACCTCAACGAGCTCGGTGATGAAGCGATTCATGACTGGGGACGGGTGCACGACTACTTCCACGAGTTCGTCCTCGTCGACCGCTCGGCCAGGCAGATCGCTCTCATCGTCGCCGCCGACGACTAAGAGGTCATCTCATTTGGCCAGTCTGCGGTAGCAGATGAGGGTGCAGGCGATGCTGGTGAAGGCGAGGAAGTGTTCGGCTTTGCGCTCGTAGCGACGGTGGAGGCGTCGGCAGCCGGCCAGCCAGGACATGGTGCGCTCGATGGTCCAGCGATGGCGGCCCAGTCGCTGTGAGGGCTCGATTCCCTTGCGCGCGATGCGGTGGGTGATGCCGCGCTCGCGTAACCAGCGTCGCAGGTGGGAGTAGTCGTAGCCCTTGTCCGCGTGGAGCTTGCCCGGTCGGCGGCGCCGGGGGCCGCTGCGGGAGCAGATCGGCGGTATGCCCTTGACCAGAGGGATCAGTGCCTGGCTGTCGTGCAGGTTCGCCCCTGAGATCCCGATCGACAGGGGCAGACCGGTCCGCTCGGTGATCAAGTGGATCTTCGAGCCGTACTTACCCCGGTCGACAGGATTCGGACCTGTCAGGTCCCCCTTTTCAGGGCGCGCATGTTCACCGAGTCGACCGCGCATCGGGACCAGTCCAGGTCACCGCGAGAGCCGAGTTCGTCGAGGACCAGGCGGTGGAGCTTCGCCCACACTCTGGCCTTCGACCATTCAGTGAAGCGGCGGTGGGCCGTGGCACCGGACGGCCCAAAAGACGCTGCGGGCACCTGCTGCCAGGTACAGCCGGACGTCGCCACGAACACGATCGCGGCCAGCACTTCCCGGTCGCCGTGCCGACGACGGCCACCACCCTGCGGCCTTGCCGGTACCTCCGGCACCACTCGCTGGAACAACTCCCACAACTCATCCGGCACCAGCCGCTCAACGATCCCCACCACGACCGACAGACTACCGACCCAGCCAAATGAGATGACCTCTAAGGCAACCATCGGACATCCGCTGTCGTAGCTGGGATCAGTCGCGAAGACACCACCGAATCGCGGCAAGAGTGACCGTGCCCTGGAAGACATCGGCCCTCTTGCCGGAGTCGCGGCGGCCCGGCACCGGTTCCCGTACATCGGTACCGCGCGGGGCGGGATGAGCGCGTCCGAGCCGGTCCTGGTCCGTCCCTACGCGCCGGGGCTGTGGGAAGCGGTCTACGGCGCGCAAACGAACTCAAGAACAGCCGGTATGGGACTGGGGGGCAGCCGGTTTCGTGGCTGGGGCCGTTGGGCCTGCGAGCCGGGTGGCGGTGTCCGGGGGGCGGCGGTGTCCGGCTGGGCCGGGTGCCGGACCGCGCGTGGTGTTCAGCTCGGGGATGTGTCGTCCCGGAAGGCGGCGTCGGCCGCCAAGGCGGGGGCGCCCCTGCCGCGCCCGGCTCCACCTCGCTCCGGAGACCGTTCGGAGGGGGTCAACCCTCGCCCTTCAACGTCTATTTCCTTCTCGGAGCTGACCGATAGAGGAAAAGCAAAAAACGAGTGACTACCATCAACTACCCTTTTTCCGGGCCAATGATTGATATCCAACAGGCAGCGAACCAGCCCGTCGCAGACGAGTACCGACGGACCGGAGAAACACAAGAAGGAACCGACCAACGGGAGGAAGAAATGACACTGACGACAGACCCGGGAACCACCGAACGCCCGCACTTCCCCACCTGGCGCCAGGTGCCCGAAGGCGTCTATGCGACCAAGACCCAACTCAAGGGCATGGACCTGCCGCGCGAGCCCGGCCCGCCGGCGGCGAGTGTCGAGGGCTACGACGGGCTCGGTCGCCGCACCACCCCCACCCTCTACCGCGTCGATGAGTCCGAGCCGACCAGCGCCTCGGCCGCGCAGCTGGTAGCAGCCCACCGCCGCGCCGGCCCCGCCGCGCGCGAGTGCGCGGACTGCCAGGCCCGCCCCGAACGCGCCCCCGCCCTGAGCGAGGACGGGCCGCTGTGCCCGGCCTGCTGGCACATCCGCACGCTGCGAACCGGGCCGACGTCGAGGCCATCATCCGCACCGTCAACCCCTCGCTGCTCGCCGAGCTGGACGGCGCCCGTTGACCTGATGGGCGGGAGACAGCCAGACGTGGGGTTTTACCTGGTGTGACCGGCCGCCGAGCTCGCGGCCGTGCTCCGACTCGTACACCGGGGCTGCGATTTCGGGCAGTTCCCCGTCCTCGATGCGTACCGCGGCGTCGTGGATGGCGTCCTCCAGCTCCCTTTGGAAGGGCGCGGGAGGAGCTGTGCGGCAGTCGGGTTGTTCTGGTCCTCTAGAACAACCCGGTTCAGCTGGTGCTACCGCCGTCGGCGTCCGGGGGCTGGGCATGAAGAAGGCGCTGCACCGAAGTGCAGCGCCTGGAGGCTTCGAAGGGGCAGAGGGGTCCGCTGGAGGGCGCAGGAGGCCCCCTGGCAGGTGTTCAGCCGGTGGCGGCGAGGTTGGCCGTCTGGGCGGCGAACCTCGCCCGTCGCTGCTCGGTGAAGCGGCCGGGCTCGGCGGCCCTGATCTCCGGGACCGGCATGACGGGGGAGGAGACGGCGCCGCCGGTCAGCAGCGGGTGGAGCTGGTAGAGGCCGTCTTCAAGACTCCAGACGAGTCCGCACTCGCGGAGCTCTTTGAAGCCACGGTTGACTGTCGGCTTGCTGGCGCCCAGCTCGGCGCACATCTCGTTCTGGCTGATCGCGGCCGTGCTGGTCTCCGGGCCGCAGGTACAGCAGTTGGTCCAGGACGCGGCGGCCGACGGCCGGGCTGTCGTTCAGGAGACGGCTTTGAAGACCTGCCGGCGCTTCTGGTCGTCCTTGCGGCGGCGCTTCTCGGCGAGCTGGTCCTCGTAGGCGGCCACCGCCTGGCGATAGTTGAGAACGAAGTTCCGGGCGTCCAGGCGCTCGTCCTTGGGCATCGC
The sequence above is a segment of the Streptomyces sp. NBC_01775 genome. Coding sequences within it:
- a CDS encoding DEAD/DEAH box helicase; its protein translation is MEKEDSTGSPLELRLRQKEAVDAAVFALEAPPGGIPAAGLRTQVVAAPGSGKTLVAYEVARRTVPRGRVLVLVPTLNLLVQTVTKWREYGMRGQAVAVCSLDRDPEVRAYLADELDVRCTTNPIRLAMWAGTGPVTIFATYASLVGNSGRPTDDTDVDVDEAAAEGEAVEERAVAGVLERALAGNFGQQLDGFGLAVVDEAHRTAGLASKPWAVIHDNTRIPADRRLYMTATPRIWETGGTGSDGGGGEVLVASMDDEALYGKPAFVYPLGQAIEEGVLASFEIDVLEIRDPAPPGDDASLEERRGMRLGAIRAAALAHMETAGVVSLLSFHSRTQEALSFARGLPDAADELRAAGRFPGEIWGEWLCGLHPAAHQRAVLDQIANGVDAEGHKTEFRILCTCRLLGEGTDITGRCGLDGVLFADVRSSPVDIVQSVGRALRQAPHEGKVARLVVPVLLAEEDEGRDMAATAAFEPLVKVLRALRSFDPRIIEQLSLRPAGRRSGTAEDTLAADPHGDARQTGTEPAAEDAEPADDHGPAQEPARELPLLHFSDRGRDAEEIARLVRTRVLRPESTAWLTGLEAVRTFAAGHGHANVPYTATVHLGDQAVDYQVGQFASEQRRAWRHGDLADWRTELLAETGFVFDPRDQAFTEFLDVCALYFAGHHTLAAPRDAVLAGVAVGERLHQVRKPGGLGKKRATARRERLEAIDPDWNPAWPLTWQRHYAKARWLLSQGATPGELQPGVHLGGDDVGAWLAEQPAAWHTLTDGQQQRLAALGIGPAPAGALPAAVAPPAGASRWEINLAAARQFKAREGHLRVPRAHTETVTGADGREHRIRLGVFRSNTRTHHNQHKLTSEQAREARTIGLLQ
- a CDS encoding YxiG-like protein, which translates into the protein MDAAVLEQMLDETFDHAVVHHGYTNYMRDYEVIVYATADPRTGITPSHLRYLFRCCVEARCETSVPAKTWRVSLDDRLIDHETGVDLDGYVWGVRWHCLYPGAKLPAESAATRRWSKALGIDFHEVLMETNAHNLTLLFSELQVSEVPVGYAPFVTE
- a CDS encoding class I SAM-dependent methyltransferase: MPHPPVSLPAYWDLYKPYRGEGDQPPPPDDRFDWTQYPGHGPGAELLGPCTSALELGPGEGAEAAYLAQLGVHVTAIDLSPVQTERARRFWAHLPGLDFLHAEACAYLQAAGPCFDAIYSNWGAVWFTDPEELMPRILRRLAPGGTLVFSQAEPGDAHGPQQMGGRWLEGRERELTVQRWQYTPQAWTGILKRHGYTDINARTLPAPQPGRFGTLLVQAHRDQAS
- a CDS encoding helix-turn-helix transcriptional regulator, whose product is MLTASMSTSTLPDLGAVIRGARAAARMTQTQLGRCCGYSHSAISRIETGHTVPDWPTVARLAAVLGIGPEKLGLAHSSGSPPTGAAPVARATRVPSRPDAEDWEDAVRRRQMLALTGTAATAVLAGLPAAATARPQPAADPDLSGLEDALLYGPPPSSHEATTATVALAVSESRALLAQGRYRELAAGLPHQLALAETYRDEDGGSALSSLLSTAARAAIKAGDDRDTDRRPRRPHRPRGR
- a CDS encoding IS5 family transposase (programmed frameshift); its protein translation is MVALEVISFGWVGSLSVVVGIVERLVPDELWELFQRVVPEVPARPQGGGRRRHGDREVLAAIVFVATSGCTWQQVPAASFGPSGATAHRRFTEWSKARVWAKLHRLVLDELGSRGDLDWSRCAVDSVNMRALKKGDLTGPNPVDRGKYGSKIHLITERTGLPLSIGISGANLHDSQALIPLVKGIPPICSRSGPRRRRPGKLHADKGYDYSHLRRWLRERGITHRIARKGIEPSQRLGRHRWTIERTMSWLAGCRRLHRRYERKAEHFLAFTSIACTLICYRRLAK
- a CDS encoding diadenosine tetraphosphate hydrolase gives rise to the protein MTGDWRTDRIGSALRRENPAVLRRLNAGFAAIGDVQFLPGYSVLLVDDPQVERLSDLPGDKRLAFLSDMDRLGEAVERASRRMDAAFRRVNLEILGNTERYLHAHVWPRFEWEPADMVGRPVWLYPRDRWSDERFALGPQHDLLRRAIGEELDRLCSAN
- a CDS encoding glycine-rich domain-containing protein encodes the protein MTTGLAERPVLPVERVRDPRAFVSPQVWEREVTLLQRDHPFDEVMAERLFGQAVAYLITAMEKFGQGLEMCCGRLVDTAVHVFILDTRNYREFCARHFQGGFLEHIPEIAFKYDGSVERTATILHENGFAVDWPLWEHDYGKCGPCRPGANCH